One bacterium genomic region harbors:
- a CDS encoding beta-glucosidase, giving the protein MGILNFPADFAWGVATSAQQIEGAAGADGRGESIWDRFATEPGRVLDGSRPDPACDHYRRWREDLERLRWLGVNAYRFSTAWPRVLPTGRGPAHAAGLDFYSRLVDALLGAGITPYLTLNHWDLPQALQDAGGWPARATAFAFADYADQVARRLGDRVRFWVTHNEPWCVATLGYEEGAHAPGGRNPQDGLRAAHHLLLSHGLAAERIRAVAPGAQVGIVLNLSPGWPATDSEADRDAARQFDGLFNRWYLDPLFRGRYPADAIADRVRRGHLPAGELPFLAEGDLARISAPLDYLGVNYYGRTIVTAGQDGQPRAVPAAPPAELTEMGWEVHPEGLASVLQRLVREYAPPALYITENGAAFADPPAAGGRIADPRRVSYLREHLVAAHQALSSGVPLAGYFAWTLLDNFEWNQGYTKRFGLFGVDFATGERTPKDSAFWYRETIAAQAVAAGAAP; this is encoded by the coding sequence ATGGGAATCCTCAACTTCCCCGCCGACTTCGCCTGGGGCGTGGCCACCTCGGCCCAGCAGATCGAGGGCGCCGCAGGGGCGGACGGGCGCGGGGAGTCGATCTGGGACCGCTTCGCGACGGAGCCGGGGCGCGTCCTCGACGGCTCGCGGCCCGATCCGGCCTGCGATCACTACCGTCGCTGGCGCGAGGACCTGGAGCGGCTGCGCTGGCTCGGCGTGAACGCCTATCGCTTCTCGACCGCCTGGCCACGCGTCCTGCCCACCGGCCGCGGCCCCGCGCATGCCGCCGGCCTCGACTTCTACTCGCGGCTGGTCGACGCGCTGCTGGGCGCGGGCATCACGCCCTACCTGACGCTCAATCACTGGGACCTCCCGCAGGCTCTCCAGGATGCGGGTGGCTGGCCCGCGCGCGCGACGGCCTTCGCCTTCGCCGACTACGCGGATCAGGTGGCCCGCCGGCTCGGCGATCGCGTGCGCTTCTGGGTGACCCACAACGAGCCATGGTGCGTGGCCACGCTCGGCTACGAGGAGGGCGCGCACGCACCTGGCGGCCGCAATCCCCAGGACGGCCTGCGCGCCGCTCATCACCTGCTGCTCTCGCACGGCCTGGCCGCCGAACGGATCCGGGCCGTGGCGCCGGGAGCGCAGGTGGGCATCGTCCTCAATCTCTCGCCGGGCTGGCCGGCCACGGACAGCGAGGCCGACCGCGACGCCGCGCGGCAGTTCGACGGCCTCTTCAACCGCTGGTACCTGGATCCGCTCTTTCGTGGTCGCTATCCGGCGGATGCGATTGCCGACCGCGTGCGCCGCGGCCACCTGCCCGCCGGCGAGCTGCCCTTCCTCGCCGAGGGCGATCTCGCACGCATCAGCGCGCCGCTCGACTACCTCGGCGTCAACTACTACGGCCGGACGATCGTGACCGCGGGGCAGGACGGGCAGCCGCGCGCCGTGCCTGCGGCGCCGCCCGCCGAGCTGACGGAGATGGGCTGGGAGGTCCATCCCGAGGGCCTGGCGTCCGTCCTGCAGCGCCTCGTGCGCGAGTACGCGCCGCCGGCGCTCTACATCACGGAGAACGGGGCTGCCTTCGCCGATCCCCCGGCGGCCGGCGGTCGCATCGCCGATCCTCGGCGCGTGAGCTACCTGCGCGAGCACCTCGTCGCGGCGCACCAAGCCCTCTCGTCCGGCGTGCCGCTCGCCGGCTACTTCGCCTGGACGCTGCTCGACAACTTCGAGTGGAATCAGGGCTACACGAAGCGCTTCGGGCTCTTCGGCGTCGACTTCGCCACCGGCGAGCGCACGCCCAAGGATAGTGCCTTCTGGTATCGCGAAACGATCGCCGCCCAGGCCGTGGCTGCTGGCGCAGCACCCTGA
- a CDS encoding glycosidase: MSSPRRRFAGVLWLTLLLALGAGTAGAQAVRVVSDGGGQRLQVDGRDFMVLGMNWDYVPIGENYNYSLWNQPDALIIDALAREMPLLQELGVNAIRQYVGIPPRWLAYIYEHYGIYTVLNHTMARYGYTLDGVWIPSVDYSDPRLRAAVKAEILALVEEYRGTPGLLMWLLGNENNYGLSWSSFEIEALPAGEREAARARHLYSLFGEITTAIKQLDGNHPVAIANGDIQYIDIIAEKCRDLDVLGTNVYRGISVRDLFDVVREKLGIPVLLTEFGADAYNARTLSEDQATQARYLVGQWRELYEQSAGKGRTGNAIGGLVFQWSDGWWKYRQEERLDVHDTHASWPNGGYVEDYQEGENNMNEEWWGITAKGRPDHRGLYAVYPRAAYYVLRQAFALDPYGPGTDLAAIAAHFGAIRPLAAEVQARGDRAALANETGDRVRLAGLRVEMETFNTGGERTSTPPAGQLGDGYPAFRGFDHLQSFYLDAEARPAESVQGSVSVNVLGNVPVNPINEIFYENRGRARTVNLGGEELALESLERVRVHNAALSWDDRWFQLAGFYRTGHLHWGFEGDFFGLYRNAYYGENIDIYNGMAPLGVEIAGKRQLAGLKLAFGPQLWWGANPAVLLKLQRQLGRLSTTVIYHEDIAPQSAVNSSIAIPLPETRKLALQIATTRGKLGIELGGLWAGSTKLDQTFQIADETATGYRILQDTVRDSDTFGVKAKLTFAHGRWLWYGQGASMGLVADAGPTEVITYTGWSLKDTGSGNQRNLLTGLTVAFGDFQFGPNVLWQKPWVGPMPGDVPAPGRPRNVLDDPFAVRANRETVGAELLITYDPTPATWFWAWDNEVREDARLAASLGFVYRDQKTTQDASNFVAEDGRTIYAFAAAPPAQSLWELRSRIASRLGAQTRLVANVYGGMVEPNGWDPTAANEVLNRFIHRYGADARITHGPLAFASFLKVDDWGPYDYHRDFNLTYPLQLMGDLSYTLGAPRWFGYPQTRFGVRASWRSLDVYSPRYSPTGGDALAGYPNGSEWEIGTYLHLSL, translated from the coding sequence ATGTCCTCGCCGCGTCGCCGCTTCGCCGGCGTCCTCTGGCTCACCCTCCTCCTCGCGCTGGGCGCGGGCACCGCCGGCGCCCAGGCGGTGCGCGTCGTCTCGGATGGGGGCGGGCAGCGCCTGCAGGTCGACGGCCGCGACTTCATGGTCCTGGGCATGAACTGGGACTACGTGCCGATCGGCGAGAACTACAACTACAGCCTCTGGAACCAGCCCGATGCGCTGATCATCGACGCCCTCGCGCGCGAAATGCCGCTCCTGCAGGAGCTCGGCGTCAACGCCATCCGTCAGTACGTGGGCATCCCCCCGCGCTGGCTGGCCTACATTTACGAGCACTACGGCATCTACACCGTGCTCAACCACACGATGGCGCGCTACGGCTACACGTTGGACGGCGTGTGGATCCCCAGCGTCGACTACTCGGATCCCCGCCTGCGCGCGGCGGTCAAGGCCGAGATCTTGGCCCTGGTCGAGGAGTATCGGGGCACGCCCGGCCTCCTGATGTGGCTGCTCGGCAACGAGAACAACTACGGGCTCAGCTGGTCCTCCTTCGAGATCGAGGCCCTGCCGGCCGGCGAACGCGAGGCGGCGCGGGCCCGCCATCTCTACTCGCTGTTCGGCGAGATCACGACGGCGATCAAGCAGCTGGACGGCAATCACCCAGTGGCGATCGCCAACGGCGACATCCAGTACATCGACATCATCGCCGAGAAGTGCCGTGACCTCGACGTCCTCGGCACCAACGTCTACCGCGGCATCTCGGTGCGTGACCTCTTCGACGTGGTGCGCGAGAAGCTGGGCATCCCGGTGCTGCTCACCGAGTTCGGCGCCGATGCCTACAACGCCCGCACGCTGAGCGAAGACCAGGCCACGCAAGCCCGCTACCTGGTCGGCCAGTGGCGAGAGCTCTACGAGCAATCCGCGGGCAAGGGTCGCACGGGCAATGCCATCGGGGGACTGGTCTTCCAGTGGAGCGATGGCTGGTGGAAGTATCGCCAGGAAGAGCGCCTGGATGTCCACGACACGCACGCTTCGTGGCCCAATGGCGGCTACGTCGAGGACTACCAGGAGGGCGAGAACAACATGAACGAGGAGTGGTGGGGGATCACGGCCAAGGGCCGCCCCGACCACCGCGGCCTCTACGCGGTCTACCCGCGGGCGGCCTACTACGTCCTGCGCCAGGCCTTCGCCCTCGATCCCTACGGGCCCGGCACCGATCTGGCCGCCATCGCCGCGCACTTCGGGGCCATCCGTCCGCTCGCGGCCGAGGTGCAGGCGCGCGGCGACCGCGCGGCCCTGGCGAACGAGACCGGCGATCGCGTCCGCCTCGCGGGCCTGCGCGTGGAGATGGAGACCTTCAACACGGGCGGCGAGCGCACGAGCACGCCGCCCGCAGGCCAGCTGGGCGACGGCTACCCGGCCTTCCGCGGCTTCGACCACCTGCAGTCCTTCTACCTCGACGCCGAGGCGCGCCCGGCCGAGAGCGTGCAGGGTAGCGTGTCGGTGAACGTGCTGGGCAACGTGCCCGTGAATCCGATCAACGAGATCTTCTACGAGAACCGTGGCCGCGCGCGCACGGTGAACCTGGGCGGCGAGGAACTCGCGCTCGAATCGCTGGAGCGGGTCCGCGTTCACAACGCCGCCCTCAGCTGGGACGACCGCTGGTTCCAGCTTGCCGGCTTCTACCGCACGGGTCACCTGCACTGGGGCTTCGAGGGAGACTTCTTCGGCCTCTACCGGAACGCCTACTACGGCGAGAACATCGACATCTACAACGGCATGGCGCCGCTGGGCGTGGAGATCGCCGGCAAGCGCCAGCTCGCGGGGCTGAAGCTGGCCTTCGGCCCGCAGCTCTGGTGGGGCGCGAACCCGGCCGTCCTCCTCAAGCTCCAGCGCCAGCTCGGTCGCCTGAGCACTACGGTGATCTACCACGAGGACATCGCGCCGCAGTCGGCGGTGAACTCCTCGATCGCCATCCCGCTGCCGGAGACGCGCAAGCTCGCGCTGCAGATCGCAACGACGCGCGGCAAGCTCGGCATCGAGCTGGGTGGCCTCTGGGCCGGCAGCACGAAGCTCGACCAGACCTTCCAGATTGCCGACGAAACGGCGACGGGCTATCGCATCCTCCAGGACACGGTTCGCGACAGCGACACCTTCGGCGTGAAGGCCAAGCTGACCTTCGCGCATGGGCGCTGGCTCTGGTACGGGCAGGGCGCCAGCATGGGCCTGGTCGCCGACGCCGGCCCCACCGAGGTGATCACCTACACGGGCTGGTCGCTCAAGGACACCGGGTCCGGCAACCAGCGCAATCTCCTCACCGGCTTGACCGTCGCATTCGGCGACTTCCAGTTCGGACCGAATGTCCTGTGGCAGAAGCCCTGGGTGGGACCGATGCCCGGCGACGTGCCGGCCCCCGGTCGTCCGCGCAACGTGCTCGATGATCCGTTCGCCGTGCGCGCCAACCGCGAGACCGTCGGCGCCGAGCTGCTCATCACCTACGACCCCACGCCGGCCACCTGGTTCTGGGCCTGGGACAACGAGGTCCGCGAGGACGCCCGCCTGGCCGCTTCGCTCGGCTTCGTCTACCGCGACCAGAAGACGACGCAGGACGCTTCGAACTTCGTCGCCGAGGACGGCAGGACGATCTACGCCTTCGCGGCGGCGCCGCCCGCGCAGTCGCTCTGGGAACTGCGCTCGCGCATCGCCTCGCGACTGGGCGCGCAGACGCGGCTCGTGGCGAACGTCTACGGCGGGATGGTGGAGCCGAACGGCTGGGATCCGACGGCGGCGAACGAGGTGCTCAATCGCTTCATCCACCGCTACGGCGCCGACGCGCGGATCACGCACGGTCCGCTGGCCTTCGCGAGCTTCCTGAAGGTCGACGACTGGGGGCCCTACGACTACCACCGGGATTTCAACCTGACCTATCCGCTGCAGCTCATGGGCGATCTCAGCTACACGCTCGGCGCGCCGCGCTGGTTCGGCTACCCGCAGACTCGCTTCGGCGTGCGCGCGAGCTGGCGCTCGCTGGATGTCTACTCGCCGCGCTACAGCCCGACGGGCGGCGATGCGCTGGCCGGCTACCCGAACGGTTCGGAGTGGGAGATCGGGACCTACCTGCACCTGTCGCTCTAG
- a CDS encoding glycoside hydrolase family 16 protein, protein MSAPLLRPALLGSALALALAGGGCSSSNTEPGEMKLLWADEFDGPAGQLPAASRWRFDIGTDWGNDQLEYDTDRPENVALDGAGNLAIVARAESYEGSAYTSGRINTRGLFAQARGRFEARLKMPVGRGLWPAFWLLGNNYETVGWPACGEIDIMEYRGQAPNTVHGSLHGPGYSGGSAISGHFILPGNGFDADFHVFTVEWDATGITWLVDGLVYQRRGPADLPAGAPWVFDHPFFIILNLAVGGNFVGAPDASTQFPQTLLVDWVRVYG, encoded by the coding sequence ATGAGCGCGCCATTGCTGCGGCCGGCACTCCTCGGCAGCGCGCTGGCCCTCGCCCTGGCCGGGGGCGGCTGCTCATCCTCGAACACGGAGCCGGGCGAGATGAAACTGCTCTGGGCTGACGAGTTCGACGGTCCGGCCGGGCAGCTTCCCGCTGCCAGCCGCTGGCGTTTCGACATCGGCACGGACTGGGGCAACGACCAGCTCGAGTACGACACCGATCGCCCGGAGAACGTCGCCCTCGACGGCGCGGGCAACCTGGCAATCGTCGCCCGCGCGGAGAGCTACGAGGGAAGCGCCTACACCTCCGGCCGCATCAACACCCGCGGCCTCTTCGCACAGGCGCGCGGCCGCTTCGAGGCGAGGCTGAAGATGCCCGTCGGGCGGGGCCTCTGGCCGGCCTTCTGGCTGCTGGGCAACAACTACGAGACCGTCGGCTGGCCAGCCTGCGGCGAGATCGACATCATGGAGTACCGCGGCCAGGCGCCGAACACCGTGCACGGCAGCCTGCACGGTCCCGGCTACTCGGGCGGCAGTGCGATCTCCGGGCACTTCATCCTGCCCGGCAACGGTTTCGACGCCGACTTCCACGTCTTCACCGTCGAGTGGGACGCCACGGGCATCACCTGGCTCGTGGACGGCCTGGTCTACCAGCGGCGCGGGCCGGCGGACCTGCCGGCGGGCGCACCCTGGGTCTTCGACCACCCCTTCTTCATCATCCTGAATCTGGCCGTGGGCGGCAATTTTGTCGGCGCCCCCGACGCGTCGACGCAGTTCCCCCAGACCCTCCTCGTCGACTGGGTGCGCGTCTACGGCTAG
- a CDS encoding ROK family transcriptional regulator, whose translation MNDNGLRWKGVRREDPDRPRPLADAILRLVWQQQRISRAEIAQQTRLSRSTVSEIIAELLPTGLVTEVGIGESRGGRRPIILEFRDDAAVILGVDMGANHVSVALTDLRGRILAWRSQGHPVRTDPPGARALIGELCGACLQEAAGRRPLVGIGVAVPSPVDPSRPDRLSEVVLPAWTGRLGLEPLSERLGAPLMVDNDANLGALAEHAWGAGRGVEDFAYIKVATGVGCGYVINGDVYRGATGVAGEIGHLAIAAQGKPCVCGLRGCLATLVGAEALVDRAGELLAEHPTSSLAGRPLTSADIESAALAGDPLARRVAAEAAESLGIAVAGLLNLMNPSMVVLGGDLAGLGELLLAPVRETVRRRTLVSLVAAAELRTSELGPPAVAIGAATMVLKEALADSRLLAAVEAAPGRVAGGSGA comes from the coding sequence GTGAACGACAACGGATTGCGATGGAAGGGCGTGCGGCGAGAGGATCCGGATCGGCCGCGCCCGCTCGCGGACGCCATCCTGCGCCTGGTCTGGCAGCAGCAGCGCATCTCACGGGCCGAGATCGCTCAGCAGACGCGCCTGTCGCGCTCGACCGTCTCCGAGATCATCGCCGAACTGCTGCCGACGGGGCTGGTCACCGAGGTCGGCATCGGCGAGTCGCGGGGCGGCCGCCGGCCGATCATCCTCGAGTTCCGTGACGATGCCGCCGTGATCCTCGGCGTCGACATGGGCGCCAACCACGTGAGCGTGGCGCTGACCGACCTGCGCGGCCGCATTCTCGCCTGGCGGAGCCAGGGCCACCCAGTGCGCACGGATCCCCCCGGCGCGCGCGCCCTGATCGGCGAGCTCTGCGGGGCCTGTCTGCAGGAAGCCGCCGGCAGGCGGCCGCTTGTCGGCATCGGCGTGGCGGTGCCCAGCCCCGTCGATCCCTCGCGGCCCGACCGACTGTCGGAAGTGGTCCTGCCGGCCTGGACCGGCCGCTTGGGCCTCGAACCGCTCAGCGAGCGTCTCGGCGCGCCGCTCATGGTCGACAACGACGCCAATCTCGGCGCCCTGGCCGAGCACGCTTGGGGCGCGGGCCGCGGCGTCGAGGACTTCGCCTACATCAAGGTGGCGACCGGCGTCGGCTGCGGCTACGTGATCAACGGCGACGTCTATCGCGGTGCGACCGGCGTCGCCGGCGAAATCGGCCACCTGGCGATCGCAGCGCAGGGCAAGCCTTGCGTCTGCGGGCTGCGCGGCTGCCTGGCCACCCTCGTCGGCGCCGAGGCGCTCGTCGATCGCGCCGGCGAGTTGCTCGCCGAGCACCCGACGAGCAGCCTGGCGGGCCGTCCCCTCACCAGCGCCGACATCGAGAGCGCGGCCCTGGCCGGCGATCCGCTTGCGCGCCGCGTCGCCGCCGAGGCCGCCGAGTCCCTGGGCATCGCCGTGGCGGGACTGCTCAATCTCATGAATCCCTCGATGGTCGTCCTCGGCGGCGATCTCGCCGGCCTCGGCGAATTGCTTCTGGCCCCCGTGCGCGAGACCGTCCGGCGGCGCACCCTGGTCAGCTTGGTGGCGGCCGCCGAGCTGCGCACGAGCGAGCTCGGCCCCCCTGCCGTGGCCATCGGCGCCGCGACGATGGTACTCAAGGAGGCGCTCGCGGACTCGCGCTTGCTGGCTGCGGTCGAGGCGGCGCCCGGGCGGGTCGCCGGGGGAAGCGGCGCATGA
- a CDS encoding MFS transporter — MSDSSHARTAPEDRIRFSQRLAYGAGAFVNNILAAASGGMMIVLNLGLGMNPALVGLLGALPRLTDAITDPIMGFISDNTRSRWGRRRPYIFWGAISAALIFALLWQLPRGHSDTFYFIFFLTGSILFYGGYTVFATPWVALGYELTPDYHERTRLMGTQNFIGQYAYIISPWFLWFMTNTVLFRDQVAGAAGLAILVGLVAAGLGVLPAIFLRERMQDLAAREAAAARAAALAGGESASYRGVGGFFRSFGITLSSRPFQKLCLATFLVFNGFILISSFQYYVIIYYVCGGDQALGAKYAGYAGTVGGLCTFGVVALIAWLGTKVGKRRAFFVSTGISMLGYALKWICYNPEQPLLVLLPAPLLAFGLGGLFTLVPAMVADVVDTDELKTHQRREGMYGSIFWFMVKLGMAAALAGGGYLLNATGFDVALGGAQASRTITLMRLCDAGIPVIASAIAIWAVAAYPITEQTANRVRRELEERRGRAEAAPAA, encoded by the coding sequence ATGAGCGACTCCAGCCACGCGCGGACAGCGCCCGAGGACCGCATCCGCTTCTCGCAGCGGCTCGCCTACGGCGCCGGCGCCTTCGTCAACAACATCCTCGCGGCTGCCAGCGGCGGCATGATGATCGTCCTCAATCTCGGGCTCGGGATGAACCCGGCGCTGGTTGGCCTTCTGGGTGCCCTGCCGCGCCTGACCGACGCGATCACCGACCCGATCATGGGCTTCATCTCCGACAACACGCGGAGCCGCTGGGGGCGGCGCCGGCCCTACATCTTCTGGGGGGCGATCAGCGCGGCGCTGATCTTCGCCCTGCTCTGGCAGCTGCCCCGCGGGCACAGCGACACCTTCTACTTCATCTTCTTCCTCACGGGTTCGATCCTCTTCTACGGCGGCTACACGGTGTTCGCGACGCCCTGGGTCGCGCTCGGCTACGAGCTCACGCCGGACTACCACGAGCGCACCCGCCTGATGGGCACGCAGAACTTCATCGGCCAGTACGCCTACATCATCTCGCCCTGGTTCCTCTGGTTCATGACGAATACGGTGCTCTTCCGCGACCAGGTGGCCGGCGCGGCGGGGCTGGCGATCTTGGTCGGGTTGGTGGCGGCGGGGCTGGGCGTGCTCCCGGCGATCTTCCTGCGCGAGCGCATGCAGGACCTGGCCGCTCGCGAGGCCGCCGCCGCCAGGGCCGCTGCTTTGGCCGGAGGGGAGTCCGCGAGCTACCGCGGCGTCGGCGGCTTCTTCCGCAGCTTCGGCATCACCCTGTCTTCCCGTCCCTTCCAGAAGCTCTGCCTGGCGACCTTCCTCGTCTTCAACGGCTTCATCCTCATCTCGTCCTTCCAGTACTACGTCATCATCTACTACGTCTGCGGCGGCGACCAGGCGCTGGGGGCCAAGTACGCCGGCTATGCCGGCACGGTCGGCGGCCTGTGCACCTTCGGCGTCGTGGCGCTGATCGCCTGGCTGGGTACCAAGGTGGGCAAGCGCCGCGCCTTCTTCGTCTCGACGGGCATCTCGATGCTGGGCTACGCGCTGAAGTGGATCTGCTACAATCCCGAGCAGCCGCTGCTCGTGCTCCTGCCCGCGCCGCTGCTGGCCTTTGGACTCGGGGGGCTGTTCACGCTCGTGCCGGCGATGGTGGCCGACGTCGTCGACACCGACGAGCTGAAGACTCACCAGCGGCGCGAAGGGATGTACGGCTCCATCTTCTGGTTCATGGTCAAGCTCGGCATGGCAGCGGCCCTGGCCGGCGGCGGCTACCTGCTCAACGCGACGGGCTTCGATGTCGCGCTGGGCGGGGCGCAGGCAAGCCGCACGATCACGCTGATGCGCCTCTGCGATGCCGGCATTCCGGTGATCGCCTCGGCCATCGCGATCTGGGCCGTGGCGGCCTACCCGATCACGGAGCAGACCGCCAACCGAGTGCGCCGCGAGCTCGAGGAGCGGCGCGGCCGGGCGGAGGCGGCTCCCGCCGCCTAG